One Corynebacterium uterequi DNA segment encodes these proteins:
- a CDS encoding glycosyltransferase family 4 protein, whose translation MRIALFTEVFLPKIDGVVTRVTRTLDQLAEMGHEVMIFAPGKTPKEYAGFEVIGVNGLRLRPIYPEITVGVPTRRVARALHRFQPDAVHSVNPVWLAGYGAHLAVKRNIPLIASFHTNVPEYTESLGIGWSSRPVAWWIRRLHNMASVNLCTSGPMVDKAKAVGIRNVELWPKAVDTDGYHPSNASAEMRAELSNGHPEDPLVSYVGRMSAEKNLHALLPIMERVRERIPNARLAMVGSGPGLEDLRQQFDPSWATFTGYKSGAALAAAFASVDVFAFPSTTETLGLVALESFASGVPVVGARAGGIPFVIDDAATGYLVDPHDYDAWADRLCVLLENTERRRQMGALARQEAERHGWRAATQTVVDFYQRAIDTDRPGTVN comes from the coding sequence ATGCGGATCGCGCTGTTCACGGAGGTCTTCCTCCCGAAGATCGACGGGGTGGTGACCCGGGTGACCCGGACCCTCGACCAGCTCGCGGAGATGGGCCACGAGGTCATGATCTTCGCCCCTGGCAAGACCCCGAAGGAATACGCCGGTTTCGAGGTCATTGGTGTCAACGGGCTTCGGCTTCGCCCCATCTACCCGGAAATCACCGTCGGCGTGCCCACCCGGAGGGTGGCCCGGGCCCTGCACCGCTTCCAGCCGGACGCCGTCCATTCCGTTAACCCAGTGTGGTTGGCGGGGTACGGCGCCCACCTCGCCGTGAAGCGGAACATCCCGCTCATCGCCAGTTTCCACACCAACGTGCCGGAATACACCGAATCCCTCGGCATCGGCTGGTCCTCCCGGCCGGTGGCGTGGTGGATCCGGCGGCTGCACAACATGGCCTCGGTGAACCTGTGCACCTCCGGGCCGATGGTGGACAAGGCCAAGGCGGTGGGGATCCGCAACGTCGAGCTGTGGCCGAAAGCGGTGGACACCGACGGCTACCACCCGTCGAACGCCAGCGCCGAAATGCGCGCCGAGCTCTCCAACGGCCACCCCGAGGACCCGCTCGTCAGCTACGTCGGGCGCATGTCTGCGGAGAAGAACCTCCACGCCCTGCTGCCCATCATGGAGCGGGTGCGTGAGCGCATCCCCAACGCCCGTCTCGCCATGGTGGGCTCCGGGCCCGGGCTGGAGGATCTGCGGCAGCAGTTCGACCCTTCGTGGGCTACCTTCACCGGCTACAAGTCAGGTGCGGCGCTGGCCGCGGCGTTCGCCTCGGTGGACGTCTTCGCCTTCCCCTCCACCACGGAGACCCTCGGCCTGGTGGCATTGGAGTCCTTTGCCTCCGGAGTGCCGGTGGTCGGCGCCCGGGCGGGGGGCATCCCCTTCGTCATCGACGACGCAGCCACCGGCTACCTGGTGGACCCGCACGACTACGACGCCTGGGCAGACCGCCTGTGCGTGTTGCTGGAGAACACCGAACGCCGCCGCCAGATGGGCGCCCTGGCTCGTCAGGAGGCGGAGCGCCACGGGTGGCGGGCCGCCACCCAGACCGTGGTGGACTTCTACCAGCGGGCTATCGACACGGACAGGCCCGGCACCGTGAACTGA
- a CDS encoding NAD-dependent epimerase/dehydratase family protein: protein MKVAILGGDGFCGWPASLYLSDQGHEVTIIDNLSRRAIDEELGAESLTPIASIDDRIAAWQEVTGKEIAYHNIDVAQDYPALLDFIATERPDAVVHFAEQRAAPYSMKNSTTKRYTVDNNVNATHNLLAAIVEAGVDVHVVHLGTMGVYGYGTAGMKIPEGYLNIQVMTDEDADGNKVDPHPVELEILYPSNPGSVYHMTKVLDQHLFAYYAKNDELRVTDLHQGIIWGTTTEQTARDERLINRFDYDGDYGTVLNRFLMQSAVGYPLTVHGTGGQTRAFIHIRDMVRCVEIALENPPARGERVKIFNQMTETHRVRDLAHLIGEISGAEVALVPNPRKESAENELHVVNETFLDLGLKPTTLAEGLLHEVEEVAKKYADRADLDKIPARSLWTKDNAAGDPADAR from the coding sequence GTGAAGGTTGCGATTCTAGGTGGCGACGGTTTCTGCGGATGGCCGGCGTCACTGTACCTGTCCGACCAGGGACACGAAGTCACCATCATCGATAACCTTTCCCGTCGGGCCATCGATGAGGAACTGGGAGCCGAATCCCTCACCCCCATCGCCAGCATCGACGATCGCATCGCCGCGTGGCAGGAAGTCACCGGCAAGGAGATCGCCTACCACAACATCGACGTTGCTCAGGACTACCCGGCGCTGCTGGACTTCATCGCCACCGAGCGTCCCGACGCCGTCGTGCACTTCGCCGAGCAGCGTGCTGCGCCCTACTCCATGAAGAACTCCACCACGAAGCGCTACACGGTGGACAACAATGTCAACGCCACCCATAACCTGCTGGCCGCCATCGTCGAGGCGGGCGTGGACGTCCACGTCGTCCACCTGGGCACCATGGGCGTCTACGGCTACGGCACCGCCGGCATGAAGATCCCCGAGGGCTATCTCAATATCCAGGTCATGACGGATGAGGACGCCGACGGCAACAAGGTCGACCCGCACCCCGTCGAGCTGGAGATCCTCTACCCGTCCAACCCGGGCTCCGTCTACCACATGACGAAGGTGCTCGACCAGCACCTCTTCGCCTACTACGCGAAGAACGACGAGCTGCGCGTCACTGACCTGCACCAAGGCATCATTTGGGGAACGACCACGGAGCAGACCGCCCGCGACGAGCGCCTCATCAACCGCTTCGACTACGACGGTGACTACGGCACCGTCCTCAACCGCTTCCTCATGCAGTCCGCAGTCGGCTACCCGCTGACCGTGCACGGCACCGGCGGCCAGACCCGCGCCTTCATCCACATCCGCGACATGGTCCGCTGCGTGGAGATCGCGCTGGAGAACCCACCCGCCCGCGGCGAGCGCGTGAAGATCTTCAACCAGATGACTGAGACCCACCGCGTCCGCGATCTCGCCCACCTCATCGGCGAGATCTCCGGCGCCGAGGTCGCCCTCGTTCCGAACCCGCGCAAGGAGTCCGCGGAGAACGAATTGCACGTCGTCAACGAGACCTTCCTCGACCTCGGTCTCAAGCCCACGACGCTCGCCGAGGGCCTGCTTCACGAGGTCGAAGAGGTGGCCAAGAAGTACGCCGACCGCGCCGACCTGGACAAGATCCCGGCCCGCTCCCTGTGGACCAAGGACAACGCCGCCGGCGATCCCGCGGACGCCCGCTAA
- the pulA gene encoding type I pullulanase produces MLGAAYRPEATDFAVLSPDASKVDVLVYPGPTTATLTQDGSGVWRGSVAGDHHGREYLYRLEFPGGRTHTSTDPCSTAVTVNGARSVIAPALPDAPRRAERAGSRAANQDVIYELHVRDLTIAPGNGIRHAGKFLGLCEPGTRTESGALSGIDYIASLGVTHVQLLPVYDFATVDEAGDLSFGAQYNWGYDPVHVNAVEGSYTTDPSAALERIHELRALVDAFHARGIGVVMDVVFNHVYDLATSPLELTAPGYYFRRHADGTYTDATYCGNETASERSGMRQLIVDSVVYWARTVGFDGFRFDLMGIHDVDTMRAVRRALDEVDKRIIVIGEAWRMGNHPTGVIPADQDHSHLMPRVGTFDDSFRDAVRGSTFHLGAPGLVSGAADAGLTQRLWQSLSNTHSVLYSECHDNHTLFDALCAGLPQAPRAEIVRRHMLATTLSYLGDGTVFLHAGQEACRTKQGIGNSFRSPDSINAFDYDRAVDPDFAPVVELVRGLNRLRAEGILRFGRRTLDVLDGTHLAYHDAVTSVFINFDTKPWTVAMPQRARLLVHDHQVDAGEAAPGQFTVPGLSVSIARW; encoded by the coding sequence ATGTTAGGTGCTGCGTACCGGCCCGAGGCCACGGACTTCGCGGTGCTGTCTCCCGACGCGTCCAAGGTTGACGTACTGGTCTATCCCGGTCCGACGACCGCGACGCTCACCCAGGACGGTTCGGGGGTGTGGCGCGGCAGCGTCGCCGGCGACCACCATGGCCGGGAGTACCTCTACCGGTTGGAGTTTCCCGGGGGACGCACCCACACCTCCACCGATCCTTGCTCTACCGCCGTCACCGTCAATGGCGCCCGCAGCGTCATCGCGCCTGCGCTGCCCGACGCGCCCCGCCGGGCGGAGCGGGCCGGAAGCCGCGCCGCGAACCAAGACGTCATCTATGAGCTGCACGTCCGTGATCTCACCATCGCGCCGGGCAACGGCATCCGTCACGCCGGGAAATTCCTGGGCCTGTGCGAGCCCGGGACGCGGACCGAATCCGGAGCCCTAAGCGGTATCGACTACATCGCCAGCCTCGGGGTCACCCACGTCCAGCTGCTCCCCGTCTACGATTTCGCCACCGTTGACGAGGCAGGGGACCTCAGCTTCGGCGCGCAGTACAACTGGGGCTACGACCCGGTCCACGTCAACGCCGTCGAGGGCTCATACACCACGGACCCGTCGGCGGCGCTGGAACGCATCCACGAGCTGCGTGCCCTCGTCGACGCCTTCCACGCCCGGGGGATAGGTGTGGTCATGGACGTCGTCTTCAACCACGTCTACGACCTGGCGACCTCCCCGCTGGAGCTCACCGCGCCGGGCTACTATTTCCGCCGCCACGCCGACGGCACGTACACCGACGCCACCTATTGCGGCAACGAGACCGCCTCGGAGCGCTCCGGGATGCGCCAACTCATCGTTGACTCGGTGGTGTACTGGGCGCGGACCGTCGGCTTCGACGGCTTCCGCTTTGACCTCATGGGCATCCACGATGTGGACACGATGCGGGCTGTGCGCCGCGCGCTCGATGAGGTCGACAAGCGCATCATCGTCATCGGCGAGGCGTGGCGCATGGGCAATCACCCCACTGGGGTGATTCCCGCCGATCAGGATCACAGTCACCTCATGCCCCGCGTCGGCACCTTTGACGATTCCTTCCGGGACGCCGTCCGCGGCTCGACGTTCCACCTCGGGGCACCGGGACTGGTGTCCGGGGCGGCCGACGCCGGCCTAACCCAGCGGCTGTGGCAAAGCCTGAGCAACACCCATTCCGTGCTCTATAGCGAATGCCATGACAACCACACCCTCTTCGACGCGCTGTGCGCCGGGCTTCCGCAGGCCCCGCGGGCGGAGATCGTGCGTCGCCACATGCTCGCCACCACGCTGAGTTACCTCGGCGACGGCACGGTGTTCCTCCACGCCGGGCAGGAGGCCTGCCGCACCAAGCAGGGAATCGGTAATTCCTTCCGGAGCCCCGACAGCATCAACGCCTTCGACTACGACCGCGCTGTCGACCCGGACTTCGCCCCGGTCGTCGAGCTCGTTCGCGGGCTCAATCGCCTGCGTGCGGAGGGAATCTTGCGCTTCGGCCGGCGCACCCTCGACGTCCTCGACGGCACGCACCTCGCCTACCATGACGCGGTGACCTCGGTGTTCATCAACTTCGATACGAAGCCGTGGACGGTGGCGATGCCGCAGCGGGCTCGCTTGCTCGTCCACGACCACCAGGTCGACGCCGGGGAGGCGGCCCCGGGTCAGTTCACGGTGCCGGGCCTGTCCGTGTCGATAGCCCGCTGGTAG